The following proteins come from a genomic window of Neoarius graeffei isolate fNeoGra1 chromosome 26, fNeoGra1.pri, whole genome shotgun sequence:
- the LOC132874216 gene encoding uncharacterized protein LOC132874216 produces the protein MEEPQQGQLPAGGRGRGREGGGRRGRGRGGGVRMRGGGVGGRGRGVRRHHTVPDEIRATIIDHVVNHGLTMAEAGRRVQPNMPRSTVSSIIQPFRRENRIGQQPPLGGRRRLLTDPQEQAICNMVIQNNAITLTQIRNAVLQDESIFHNINSISISTIDRVLKRNHMTMKQIYRVPFDRNTERVKELRYQYVQRIMALEGIETPHLLVFVDEAGFNLAKSRRRGRNIIGQRATVDVPGQRGGNITMCAAISDNGVATRIASLGPYNTQRLLLYLDHLYMDLVPENERGLEAPHLPQFVIVWDNVSFHRGPLIRAWFNSHPRMRNVFLPPYSPFLNPIEEFFSAWRWRVYERHIGDQRSLLNAMDAACEDITGDQCRGWLRHSRRFFPCCIARENIRCDVDENLWPNSSGWMARRMRMVTRRGWGKTATATSPSVSFLELYCFFGSCLYFAIQPFSARTHDITCRRSMNIFLLPIFSSKLIDEHLNPYDLSPCMHTKQSSSFFLDKPDVSHAKVFLPVDISQ, from the exons ATGGAGGAACCTCAACAAGGACAACTTCCAGCTGGAGGAAGGGGAAgaggaagagaaggaggaggaaggagaggaagaggaagaggaggaggggtGCGGATGCGTGGTGGTGGAGTAGGGGGAAGAGGGCGAGGAGTGCGTAGGCATCACACTGTCCCCGATGAAATTCGAGCCACCATTATTGACCATGTAGTCAATCATGGCCTAACCATGGCAGAGGCAGGGCGCCGAGTGCAGCCTAACATGCCACGCTCTACAGTCTCCTCCATCATACAACCCTTTCGCAGGGAAAACAG AATTGGGCAACAGCCTCCTTTGGGCGGTAGAAGGAGATTGCTCACAGATCCCCAGGAACAAGCCATCTGCAACATGGTTATACAAAACAATGCCATCACACTCACACAGATCCGCAATGCAGTccttcaagacgaatccatcttcCACAATATCAACTCCATTAGCATCTCAACCATAGACCGGGTACTGAAGAGAAATCATATGACCATGAAACAAATATACAGGGTACCATTCGACAGGAACACAGAGAGGGTGAAAGAACTGCGGTACCAGTATGTGCAG AGAATAATGGCATTGGAGGGGATTGAAACACCTCATCTCCTGGTGTTTGTAGATGAGGCTGGTTTCAATCTGGCCAAGAGCCGCAGGCGCGGACGTAACATCATTGGCCAGCGGGCCACAGTGGACGTCCCGGGTCAAAGAGGGGGAAATATTACAATGTGTGCGGCCATTTCTGACAATGGTGTGGCCACACGTATTGCAAGCCTGGGCCCATACAACACTCAGAGGCTCCTCCTCTACCTGGACCATCTGTATATGGATTTAGTCCCCGAAAATGAAAGGGGTCTCGAAGCACCCCACCTACCACAGTTTGTCAttgtgtgggacaatgtgagcttTCACCGTGGCCCACTCATCAGAGCATGGTTCAACAGCCATCCAAGGATGCGTAATGTGTTTTTACCACCATATTCGCCGTTTCTCAATCCTATTGAAGAGTTTTTCTCTGCTTGGAGATGGAGAGTTTATGAACGCCACATTGGGGATCAGAGGTCTCTCCTCAATGCGATGGATGCTGCCTGTGAAGACATCACAGGCGATCAGTGTCGGGGTTGGCTAAGACATTCACGCCGCTTCTTCCCATGCTGCATCGCAAGGGAGAACATCCGGTGCGATGTAGATGAAAATCTGTGGCCAAACAGCAGCGGATGGATGGccaggaggatgaggatggtgaCCAGGAGAGGGTGGGGGAAGACGGCAACAGCGACTAGTCCAAGTGTTTCATTTCTGGAACTTTATTGCTTTTTTGGTTCATGTTTATATTTTGCCATACAGCCTTTCAGCGCGAGGACGCATGATATCACATGCAGAAGGTCAATGAATATTTTCCTTTTACCTATATTCTCT TCCAAACTCATTGATGAACATCTGAACCCTTATGACCTTTCACCCTGCATGCACACCAAGCAGTCAAGCTCCTTTTTCTTGGATAAACCTGATGTGAGCCATGCCAAAGTATTTTTACCTGTCGACATATCTCAGTGA